DNA sequence from the Chroococcidiopsis sp. TS-821 genome:
TGTATTAAGGCGGCTTGTGTTTGTGCGACTCGCGCTTCTACTTGTCGTTGATTTGCCTGCGCTGCGGCGATCCGACTGCGTGCTTGTGCTAAAGCTGCGGTTTTGGGTCTTTGCGTTTCAACTCCAGCGCGTTGCGCTCGCGATTCTGCCAAACGCCCTAAAGCTTCCTGGACAGCAGTTGTCTGTGGCAACGAATCAATCCGCGCTACAACATCTCCTGCTTCAACAATATCGCCTTCATTTAAAGTAATGCGGTCTAGATGTCCGTTGACTTCTGCTGCAAGAACATAGCGATCGCGGACTCGCGTGATTCCTTCTGCATTCACAGTGACTTGCAACAAACCTTTTTCGACACGCCCTACCTCGACTGCAACAGGAGTAGGACGCAGTAGAAAAATTAGCGCGATCGCTGTTACCAAGGCAATACTGACATAGATTAATAATTTTGAGGAGCGTTTAGGCAGAGATGGTAATAAGATCATGAAATAGCTACCAATTCTCCTTTATTTTCAGTAGGTTTAAACTTCAACAAATCCGTAGGCTTAAGCCTACGGCAAACTACGAATTAAAGCTTATAACCTACTTGCCGTAAGAATTTATGGCGGACTTTAACATCTTCTTCCGTTTCTACACCTTTTGGTGCTGAACCATCCACAACACCTAAAATTCCTCTTCCTTGGTCGGTTTGAGCAACAATCGCTTCAACAGGATTTGCAGTAGCGCAGTAAATATTACAAACTTCTGGACATTGTTTAATTGCGTTCAAAACACTAATGGGATAGGCATTTTGCATCACAATAATAAAGCTGTGCCCTGCCGCGATCGCTTTGGCATTGTCGATAGCAGCAGCTTGTAGTGCTTGTTCATTTCCAGCAGCACGAATTAAACATGCTCCAGATGCTTCGCAAAACGCTATGCCAAATTTTATCTGCGATGAACTCGCAGTCATAATTTCATAAAGATCTTCAACAGTTTTAATAAAATGTGATTGTCCTAAAATAACATTACTTCCTTCAGGAATTTGCACTGGAATAGATTGAAGTTGCATTTTTACCTCTTATTTAT
Encoded proteins:
- a CDS encoding adenosine-specific kinase, with the translated sequence MQLQSIPVQIPEGSNVILGQSHFIKTVEDLYEIMTASSSQIKFGIAFCEASGACLIRAAGNEQALQAAAIDNAKAIAAGHSFIIVMQNAYPISVLNAIKQCPEVCNIYCATANPVEAIVAQTDQGRGILGVVDGSAPKGVETEEDVKVRHKFLRQVGYKL